A segment of the Terribacillus aidingensis genome:
TTACGCAAAAGTGTAACAGAAAATAGCATCGCGCTAGTGCCAGCTATGAGATAAAGCGGAATGACTACTAAATTCTGCGGAGCAACAGCTGCTGCTGCAAGCATCAGGCCTTTCCACCCCAGCTGATTGACAAGGAATCCTACACTGAATCCCATCATCAGTCCTTTGCTGAACAGCAGCATCCAGATGATCGGTATCCCGATGATGGAAAGCCCAAGTACATACAGGAACAGCAGAAACTTGAGATGAGCGAGAAAACTCGACTGGAGGATCTCCTGCTTGCTGATCACCTGTCCTTGCTGAAGCTGTGCGAAGAATCGTTCCAAATAGTAAAACAAATCTTCCTTTTGCGTAAAGTTCATGCTGTTGACAACAATCGCACCGAATATGATTCCAATCAGGAATAGTACAAGCATGAACAAGTAGCTTGTTGCATGCTGTTTTACATGATGAAAGAGAATAAACTCCCGCTGTTTCATCTTATCTGCCTCCGTATTCTAGTCTAGTTACTAGAATCTATGACGGAAGCTTGTCTGATAGAACTGTTAGTTACTAGCGCGTTTCAAGCGGAGATGCAGCAAAGCATACATAGTTTTCGCATCATGAATCCGCTCCTCTTTTACAAGTTCCTCCGCTTCTTCCAGCGTCAGTTCCATCAGCTCGACAAATTCGTCCTCATCACCAGCTACCTTTTCAGTAAGGAGCTCGAGATTATCAGCTTCGTATACATGAAGCAATTCATCGGCAAAGCCGGGAGATGTATAGAAGGAGCCAAGTTTTTTCAATTTTTGAGTTGTATAGCCTGTCTCTTCTTCAAGCTCTCTTACTGCCGTCACTTCCGGTTCTTCACCAGGCTCCAGCTTG
Coding sequences within it:
- the spoIIM gene encoding stage II sporulation protein M, whose protein sequence is MKQREFILFHHVKQHATSYLFMLVLFLIGIIFGAIVVNSMNFTQKEDLFYYLERFFAQLQQGQVISKQEILQSSFLAHLKFLLFLYVLGLSIIGIPIIWMLLFSKGLMMGFSVGFLVNQLGWKGLMLAAAAVAPQNLVVIPLYLIAGTSAMLFSVTLLRKLIAKRSPLSLRRYFFQYSTIFLMLIAGSAAASIIETFLANPLLSMLVNDLL
- a CDS encoding NUDIX hydrolase, whose translation is MKKFEEKTIDTSSIYEGKVISLRVDTVSLPDGNTSKRELVKHPGAVAIIPITKEGKIIFVEQYRKALEKSIIEIPAGKLEPGEEPEVTAVRELEEETGYTTQKLKKLGSFYTSPGFADELLHVYEADNLELLTEKVAGDEDEFVELMELTLEEAEELVKEERIHDAKTMYALLHLRLKRASN